The following coding sequences are from one Candidatus Nanopelagicus hibericus window:
- a CDS encoding HAD family hydrolase: protein MALTAKAIAFFDVDNTLLKGSTIFFLGRGMYQRGFFTKRDVSAFVLANLRYRLTGKENKAEIARFQNAATEFIKGHNVVEIEKIGQEIYEEYVSPAIWQGTVEIAQEHLSKNEEVWLVTATPLDMANLIAKRLGFTGALGTKAEISNGVYTGKIIGSLLHGREKAIAIKELSLENNVDLKNCYAYSDSHHDIPLLEAVGKPRVINPDALLEIRAYRDNWPVYDFRRARKIKKFFGPTAGRIAALGSLLSPRNLKRKR from the coding sequence ATGGCGCTCACAGCAAAGGCAATCGCATTTTTTGACGTTGATAACACCCTATTAAAAGGCTCGACCATATTTTTCTTGGGTCGCGGAATGTATCAAAGAGGGTTCTTTACCAAGCGTGATGTTTCAGCATTTGTGCTGGCAAATTTGCGTTATCGATTAACTGGAAAAGAAAATAAAGCTGAGATTGCAAGATTTCAAAACGCGGCAACTGAATTTATTAAAGGTCATAATGTGGTAGAAATTGAGAAAATTGGACAGGAGATATACGAGGAGTATGTCTCACCCGCAATCTGGCAAGGAACAGTTGAAATCGCGCAAGAACACTTAAGCAAAAATGAAGAAGTTTGGTTGGTCACTGCTACACCGCTAGATATGGCTAACTTGATTGCCAAGCGGCTGGGATTTACTGGTGCTTTAGGAACTAAGGCGGAGATTAGTAATGGTGTCTACACTGGAAAAATAATTGGTAGTCTGTTGCATGGTAGGGAAAAAGCTATTGCGATTAAAGAACTATCACTCGAAAATAATGTTGATTTAAAAAATTGCTACGCATACTCAGATTCACACCATGATATTCCACTACTTGAAGCGGTTGGTAAGCCTCGCGTCATCAATCCAGATGCCCTGTTAGAGATACGCGCCTATCGAGATAACTGGCCGGTTTATGACTTTAGAAGAGCGCGAAAAATTAAAAAATTTTTTGGACCAACCGCTGGGCGAATTGCAGCCTTGGGCTCCCTGCTGTCGCCCCGAAACCTGAAGCGCAAAAGGTAA
- a CDS encoding helicase-associated domain-containing protein, which produces MSTVAITFADELRSRTDDDLATMFKSRPDLVSPVPNDFSALAARATSTPSLVRVIDSLNLWHYQIIEAACALPEPFKKSELIEVTGDETAFALDYLWQIGLLYKEGNNFRTPTNLKLLIGEEPAGLGPVSAKKINFSILKDVPANSAEVLARLTWGPPRGQIANVKKPGAAIAWLLENEILVPIDSHTVVLPREIAIKLRGGKIHKELKNEPEELNGKKIDQKQIDLAAIANISTILRWCEEFLHNLSDEPPTALRTGGIGVRDLKKIAEHLGVDETCVGFVAELCYLGGLVVVDPDDQILPTSAFDIWLTKPAEEKWYSLVVLWLETSRASGLIGKVSDKNIAPLGPELDRAGVSLIRKTTLKVLQENTQLSPDLSSIQSVVKWFNPQKANKDFVEWNLREAEWLGVTGQGGISTFGMNLLTEKDVLGVAASMPKAVDHILIQADNSAVAPGPLTPELSAEMGTIADIESRGGATVYRFSEGSIRRGLDHGKTGDQIKTFLIKISKTPMPQPLDYLIADVAKRHGKLRVGTAHSYIRCEDEGMIQQILHDKKCEHLRFRKIAPQILVSDFELAEVIGELREYGYLPAAENASGILLSQPNLRRAKSRPKPPRIISEFNSPKDAVIQSAVKTVRAGERSRKVEPIVAGTSSNETLSLINQYIADRKTLMISYADNNGSVSNRIIEPISISLGTLTARDETTGELTQFRIPRINGVAPALTILENKADLDL; this is translated from the coding sequence ATGTCTACTGTCGCGATCACTTTTGCTGATGAGTTGCGCTCTAGAACTGATGATGATCTAGCAACAATGTTTAAATCAAGACCTGATTTGGTTTCACCAGTACCAAATGATTTTTCAGCACTGGCTGCCAGGGCCACCTCAACACCATCACTAGTCCGTGTGATTGATTCACTAAATTTATGGCACTACCAAATAATAGAAGCAGCATGTGCGCTGCCTGAACCATTTAAAAAGTCAGAGCTGATTGAAGTTACTGGTGATGAAACTGCCTTTGCCCTGGATTATTTATGGCAAATTGGGTTGCTCTATAAGGAGGGAAATAATTTCCGAACTCCAACCAACTTAAAACTGCTTATTGGTGAGGAACCTGCCGGACTTGGTCCAGTATCTGCAAAAAAAATAAATTTTTCTATTCTTAAAGATGTGCCTGCTAATTCAGCAGAGGTGCTTGCTAGATTAACTTGGGGTCCACCAAGAGGTCAGATTGCTAATGTAAAAAAACCTGGAGCAGCAATCGCCTGGCTGCTGGAAAATGAAATCTTGGTACCAATTGACTCACACACCGTTGTTTTACCACGCGAGATTGCAATCAAGTTACGTGGGGGCAAAATTCATAAAGAGCTTAAGAATGAGCCGGAGGAATTAAATGGAAAAAAAATTGATCAAAAACAAATTGATTTAGCTGCGATTGCCAATATCTCCACGATTCTGCGCTGGTGTGAGGAGTTTTTGCACAACCTCTCTGATGAACCACCAACCGCGCTACGCACGGGTGGAATTGGCGTAAGAGATCTTAAAAAAATTGCCGAGCACTTAGGAGTTGATGAAACCTGTGTAGGTTTTGTTGCAGAACTTTGTTACTTGGGTGGATTGGTTGTAGTAGATCCAGATGATCAAATACTTCCCACCTCAGCTTTTGATATTTGGCTGACCAAACCAGCAGAAGAAAAATGGTACTCACTCGTTGTGCTGTGGCTGGAAACTTCTCGGGCTAGCGGATTAATTGGGAAGGTTAGTGATAAAAACATTGCACCCCTTGGTCCAGAGTTAGACCGTGCTGGTGTTTCTTTGATAAGAAAAACTACATTAAAAGTATTACAGGAAAATACACAACTAAGTCCTGACTTAAGTTCGATTCAATCTGTAGTCAAATGGTTTAATCCCCAAAAGGCAAACAAAGATTTTGTAGAGTGGAATCTCCGCGAGGCTGAATGGCTGGGAGTAACCGGACAGGGTGGAATTTCAACCTTTGGAATGAATTTACTGACTGAGAAAGATGTGCTTGGTGTTGCAGCATCAATGCCTAAAGCAGTTGATCATATTTTGATTCAGGCAGATAACAGCGCAGTTGCCCCTGGACCTTTAACCCCAGAGCTTTCAGCAGAGATGGGGACAATTGCTGATATTGAAAGTAGGGGTGGTGCAACGGTCTATCGATTTAGTGAGGGCTCTATCCGTCGGGGATTAGATCATGGGAAAACTGGGGATCAAATTAAAACTTTCTTAATCAAAATATCAAAAACTCCTATGCCTCAACCTCTTGACTATTTAATTGCAGATGTTGCTAAGCGACATGGCAAATTAAGAGTTGGCACCGCACACTCCTATATTAGGTGTGAAGATGAAGGAATGATCCAGCAAATCCTGCATGATAAAAAATGTGAACACTTACGGTTTAGAAAAATTGCGCCACAGATCTTGGTTAGTGATTTTGAATTAGCTGAGGTAATCGGTGAATTGAGAGAGTATGGATATCTACCGGCTGCTGAAAATGCCAGCGGCATTTTGTTATCACAACCAAATTTAAGGAGAGCAAAGTCAAGGCCAAAGCCACCTAGAATTATCTCTGAATTTAACTCACCAAAAGATGCGGTGATACAGAGTGCAGTAAAAACTGTGCGAGCAGGTGAGCGCAGTCGGAAAGTTGAACCGATTGTTGCTGGCACATCATCTAATGAAACTTTATCCCTAATAAACCAATATATTGCGGATAGAAAAACTCTTATGATCAGCTACGCAGACAATAATGGGTCGGTTTCAAATCGAATTATTGAGCCAATCTCGATATCTCTGGGCACCCTAACTGCCCGGGATGAGACAACTGGTGAATTAACGCAGTTTCGTATCCCCCGAATCAATGGCGTAGCACCCGCACTCACCATTTTAGAAAATAAGGCAGACTTAGACCTGTGA
- a CDS encoding fibronectin type III domain-containing protein yields MRLKSFFTTVGLIATFLASPISTNSANSLQIKVAPANWGYIYASGNAAAIQSTPRPISANLEKKSNFVINFNSVPENVKIPIQAAVDVWSENFASTVPININVNWGRSTSYSVLASASAKRNFANFTGAPDKTLYYPSALANALAGKDLDPNAAEMEITISSNAPWYYGVDGNCPAKSYDLVSVILHEMAHGLGFISGTYYDEFSGFGRVDQPTPFDAYAQLPDGRRLADMPSPSLETGKAMTTNLVWSGEIATKANNGVKPKLYTPTVYEAGSSIAHLDEATFSKSGTNAVMTPNLDSGEIFHLPGSLLLAIFEDMRIKPPAGVAAGTPQPPQNVKALVGDKSAIIQFDPPVNFREAQVSNYEVKNIQSGEVLNVKEGPITITGLKNGSRYTFSVSATNSLGTSNTVNTNAVMPEASWKSTVIDSAADAKYLATATYAGKPVIAYSDSKNGDLKLATLTGSKWSIKTIDGNSSTLNKTTNDVSGYISICTSVSGKNNYLHIFYADLKDKDLRYALYDGKNWYYEIVDGDAPTIQDYKVFPRIRGGSDVSVSSACAVTASGVQVFYRDESQGILLGAVKNGNEWRYEIVDGDKDTEDRTTGDVAFHLKSVTVGKKIHLLFDSVRGFDLERNVTRGEIRYASRSSAFVEDWVYKTLDTPGEGVAVAGYDVAIFNSARGINLSWFTGSGVSFPNPNQIRYQTLPATKFTDVTASDYGVPNSPVAIDEKNIMFGCQLRLCSLEKTKRTALLISNGTVQEGAQSSWITLNKVRYAVAGVSGKLTLLKP; encoded by the coding sequence GTGCGCTTAAAATCTTTTTTTACCACCGTCGGGTTGATTGCTACCTTCCTTGCTAGCCCCATCTCAACAAATTCTGCCAATTCACTTCAAATCAAGGTTGCGCCAGCTAACTGGGGTTATATCTATGCCAGCGGAAATGCTGCGGCTATTCAATCAACTCCTAGACCGATAAGTGCCAATCTTGAAAAGAAAAGTAATTTTGTAATTAATTTTAATTCTGTTCCTGAGAATGTAAAGATTCCAATTCAAGCAGCGGTAGATGTTTGGTCTGAAAACTTTGCTTCTACTGTTCCTATAAATATAAATGTGAATTGGGGAAGATCTACTAGTTACTCTGTATTGGCGTCAGCGAGCGCCAAACGGAACTTTGCAAATTTTACTGGCGCACCCGACAAAACTCTTTATTATCCATCAGCGCTAGCAAATGCCCTGGCGGGAAAAGATCTTGACCCTAATGCTGCTGAAATGGAAATCACAATTAGTTCAAACGCGCCTTGGTATTACGGAGTTGATGGTAATTGTCCAGCTAAAAGTTATGATCTAGTCTCCGTAATATTGCATGAAATGGCTCATGGCCTTGGGTTTATTTCTGGAACTTATTATGACGAGTTCTCTGGCTTTGGCAGAGTGGACCAACCCACCCCATTTGATGCTTACGCTCAACTGCCTGATGGCAGACGTTTAGCAGATATGCCATCTCCTTCCCTTGAGACTGGAAAGGCGATGACAACAAATTTAGTTTGGTCTGGTGAGATAGCCACAAAAGCTAATAATGGAGTGAAGCCAAAACTTTACACACCCACTGTTTACGAAGCGGGCTCTTCGATTGCACATTTAGATGAAGCAACATTTTCAAAATCTGGAACTAATGCAGTAATGACTCCCAATCTAGATTCTGGAGAGATATTTCATCTGCCAGGTTCACTGTTGCTTGCAATCTTTGAAGATATGCGAATAAAGCCACCGGCTGGAGTTGCCGCTGGCACACCACAGCCGCCACAAAATGTGAAAGCACTTGTCGGTGATAAGAGTGCAATTATTCAATTTGATCCACCAGTTAATTTCCGTGAAGCTCAAGTTTCAAATTATGAAGTAAAAAATATTCAAAGCGGTGAAGTGTTAAATGTTAAAGAGGGCCCAATAACTATCACAGGTTTAAAAAACGGTAGTAGGTATACCTTTTCGGTCTCCGCAACAAACTCTCTAGGAACCTCAAACACTGTTAATACCAATGCTGTAATGCCAGAGGCAAGTTGGAAAAGTACAGTTATAGATAGCGCGGCAGATGCTAAGTATTTAGCTACTGCCACATATGCAGGTAAGCCGGTTATTGCCTACAGTGATAGTAAAAATGGTGATTTAAAGCTTGCCACCCTGACTGGCAGCAAATGGAGTATTAAAACAATTGATGGAAACTCATCTACACTCAATAAAACTACAAATGATGTATCTGGCTATATATCTATCTGCACCTCTGTTTCTGGAAAAAATAACTATTTACACATTTTCTATGCAGATCTTAAAGATAAAGATCTTAGATATGCCTTATACGATGGAAAAAATTGGTACTACGAAATAGTTGATGGTGATGCCCCTACGATTCAAGATTACAAAGTGTTTCCAAGGATCCGTGGTGGCTCTGATGTCAGCGTGTCCAGTGCATGTGCAGTTACTGCATCAGGGGTGCAGGTTTTCTATCGTGATGAATCACAGGGAATATTACTGGGAGCGGTAAAAAATGGTAACGAATGGCGGTATGAGATTGTTGATGGGGATAAAGATACAGAAGATAGAACCACTGGTGATGTGGCATTTCATTTGAAATCAGTAACTGTTGGCAAGAAAATTCATCTGCTTTTTGACTCAGTTCGTGGCTTTGATCTTGAAAGAAATGTAACCAGAGGTGAGATCAGGTATGCCAGTAGAAGTAGTGCATTTGTCGAGGACTGGGTTTATAAAACCTTAGATACACCTGGTGAAGGTGTTGCAGTAGCTGGATATGACGTTGCCATATTTAATAGCGCTAGAGGTATAAATCTAAGCTGGTTTACTGGAAGTGGCGTCTCATTCCCTAATCCAAATCAAATCAGATATCAAACACTTCCAGCCACAAAATTTACTGATGTCACCGCTTCAGATTACGGGGTACCAAATTCACCAGTTGCTATTGATGAAAAAAACATAATGTTTGGCTGCCAACTTCGGCTGTGCTCCTTAGAAAAAACAAAGCGCACCGCCTTATTAATTTCTAACGGAACTGTACAAGAAGGTGCTCAAAGTAGTTGGATTACATTAAATAAGGTCAGATACGCCGTTGCTGGCGTATCTGGAAAATTAACTCTTTTAAAGCCTTAA
- a CDS encoding M20/M25/M40 family metallo-hydrolase has translation MSALSDVQRLVECESPTEDLAACDQVITLAVEIANKHLKSKAEKIIENGRPVFWWGAKNPKILLLCHLDTVWPTGSFTPTWQINGDKATGPGVFDMKTGFVQALHALVGIENAESKVALVATTDEETGSATSKDLITRLSKGADAVLVFEASLDGKVKTGRKGTAMYQIKVTGLAAHAGLEPEKGINATTEIAKLVLQIAALENPKFGTTAVPTVMKSGSTTNTVPAVATLDIDVRSFTTAELERIDKSIKNLKSEIARVEVTGGINRPPLEESSTLGLYEKFEAVAASLGFAKIGNASVGGASDGNLAAAAGAKVLDGLGAEGHGAHAPSEFIKISTLEPRIKLIHAFINELLK, from the coding sequence GTGAGCGCACTGTCGGATGTCCAACGTTTAGTTGAGTGTGAGTCACCTACTGAAGATTTAGCCGCGTGTGATCAAGTAATTACATTGGCCGTTGAAATTGCAAACAAACATTTAAAAAGTAAAGCAGAAAAAATAATTGAAAATGGCAGACCTGTGTTTTGGTGGGGTGCTAAAAATCCAAAGATACTTTTGTTATGCCATTTAGATACTGTTTGGCCAACTGGATCATTTACTCCAACTTGGCAGATAAATGGCGATAAGGCCACTGGGCCTGGTGTCTTTGATATGAAAACTGGCTTTGTTCAGGCATTACATGCTTTAGTTGGAATTGAAAATGCTGAAAGTAAAGTTGCTTTGGTTGCAACCACAGATGAAGAAACCGGTAGCGCCACCTCTAAAGATTTAATTACTAGGTTATCTAAGGGCGCAGATGCGGTGTTGGTCTTTGAAGCCTCGCTAGATGGCAAGGTTAAAACTGGTCGCAAAGGAACTGCGATGTACCAAATAAAAGTTACCGGACTTGCTGCTCACGCAGGATTGGAGCCAGAAAAGGGAATCAACGCAACAACTGAGATTGCAAAATTAGTTTTACAAATTGCTGCTTTAGAGAATCCAAAGTTTGGTACCACCGCCGTACCCACAGTAATGAAATCAGGAAGCACCACTAATACCGTGCCAGCAGTAGCAACTCTAGATATTGATGTTAGATCTTTTACAACTGCAGAGCTTGAGCGAATAGATAAGTCAATTAAAAATCTAAAAAGTGAAATTGCAAGAGTTGAAGTCACTGGTGGTATTAACCGACCACCGCTTGAAGAGAGCAGCACACTTGGCTTGTATGAAAAGTTTGAGGCTGTTGCTGCCTCATTAGGTTTTGCAAAGATTGGTAATGCCAGTGTTGGTGGTGCAAGTGATGGCAACCTTGCAGCTGCGGCTGGTGCAAAAGTATTAGATGGCTTAGGTGCCGAGGGACATGGTGCTCATGCACCGAGTGAGTTTATTAAGATTTCTACACTAGAGCCGCGAATAAAACTGATTCATGCATTTATCAATGAGTTGCTTAAATGA
- the proC gene encoding pyrroline-5-carboxylate reductase: protein MTAQLTNKCIGFIGVGVMGSSLIKALLTTTFPANQICILDKSEEKANQVATAHKVEKQSISHMGQNCDVIFLAVKPQDLGDVLAELSQSLKSETLLISIAAGKSTKFIESKLSKKNPVVRVMPNTPAQIGKGVAAISGGLNAQPIHIELAKQLFAASGAVVEVPEENQDAVTALSGSGPAYFFYFIESMIKSGVQLGLTNEIATQLAIGTITGSAAMLQESGLDAATLRKNVTSPNGTTAAALAVFADKDLEKIISEAMAAARKRAQELA, encoded by the coding sequence ATGACGGCGCAACTGACAAATAAATGTATTGGCTTTATCGGAGTTGGTGTCATGGGCTCCTCGCTAATTAAGGCCCTGCTCACCACAACATTTCCAGCAAATCAAATATGTATTCTCGATAAGAGTGAGGAAAAGGCTAACCAGGTCGCTACGGCACATAAAGTAGAAAAACAAAGCATCTCGCATATGGGACAAAACTGTGATGTTATTTTTCTTGCTGTTAAACCACAAGATCTTGGTGATGTATTGGCGGAGTTGAGTCAGAGCCTTAAGAGTGAAACTTTACTGATCTCTATTGCCGCTGGGAAAAGTACAAAATTCATTGAATCAAAGCTAAGTAAAAAAAATCCAGTGGTACGAGTAATGCCTAATACCCCAGCGCAGATTGGAAAGGGTGTTGCTGCAATCTCTGGCGGTTTAAACGCGCAGCCAATCCATATTGAGTTAGCGAAGCAGTTATTTGCTGCTAGCGGAGCAGTTGTAGAGGTTCCGGAAGAAAATCAAGATGCGGTAACCGCCCTTAGTGGATCTGGTCCAGCTTACTTTTTTTACTTCATCGAATCCATGATTAAGTCTGGCGTGCAACTTGGGCTCACAAATGAAATTGCAACACAACTTGCGATCGGAACTATTACAGGTTCTGCTGCAATGTTGCAGGAAAGCGGTCTAGATGCAGCCACACTTAGGAAGAATGTCACCAGCCCTAATGGCACGACTGCAGCAGCACTTGCAGTATTTGCTGACAAAGATTTAGAAAAGATAATTTCAGAGGCCATGGCTGCTGCCAGAAAACGTGCACAGGAGTTGGCTTGA
- a CDS encoding glutaredoxin family protein: MKKVLIYSRSGCHLCEIAIDRINAIKNEHHFLIEIKLIDGNNDLEEKYGEQVPVIFIDGKVHDYWRVDSERFIKAINA, from the coding sequence ATGAAAAAAGTACTGATCTACTCTCGATCTGGTTGCCATTTATGTGAAATAGCTATTGATCGAATCAACGCAATTAAGAATGAACACCACTTTTTGATCGAGATAAAACTAATTGACGGTAATAATGATTTAGAGGAAAAGTATGGCGAACAGGTGCCTGTTATTTTCATCGACGGGAAAGTTCATGATTACTGGCGGGTGGATTCAGAACGATTTATAAAAGCAATTAACGCTTAA
- a CDS encoding DNA repair helicase XPB, translated as MSDGPLIVQSDKTLLLDIDHIHSDECRRSIASFAELEKSPEHIHTYRLTPLGLWNARASGHDAEEVIDILIKYSRYAVPHALLVDIAETMSRYGRLRLEAHPVHGLILVSNDPAVLKEVTRGKKVAPMLGKQLDDETIVVHPGQRGFLKQALLKLGWPAEDFAGYVDGERHEISLRQDGWKIRRYQELAAEGFWHGGSGVVVLPCGAGKTIVGAAAMAHAKATTLILVTNTIAARQWREELLQRTDLNEDDIGEYSGAKKEIRPVTIATYQVMTTRKKGVYAHLDLFDAIDWGLIIYDEVHLLPAPIFRFTADIQSRRRLGLTATLVREDGMEGEVFSLIGPKRFDVPWKEIEAQGYIAPADCVEVRITLTDEERLNYATAEQEDRYRFCSTSQSKKAVAVALAKQHANDQVLVIGQYIDQLDQLSETLGVPVIKGDTPIKERERLYSLFRSGELKCLVVSKVANFSIDLPEATIAIQVSGTFGSRQEEAQRLGRILRPKADGRGARFYSLVARDTIDQDFAQNRQRFLAEQGYAYRIIDADEVMKKN; from the coding sequence ATGAGTGATGGCCCATTAATTGTTCAAAGTGACAAAACACTTTTACTAGATATCGACCACATTCACTCCGATGAATGTCGCAGATCTATTGCATCCTTTGCGGAATTAGAAAAATCACCAGAACACATACATACCTATCGCCTCACACCGCTGGGGCTTTGGAATGCAAGAGCTTCAGGCCATGATGCTGAAGAGGTCATAGATATATTAATTAAGTACTCAAGGTATGCAGTCCCTCATGCATTACTAGTTGATATTGCCGAAACAATGTCACGATACGGACGATTACGCCTGGAGGCACATCCAGTTCATGGTTTGATATTAGTTTCAAATGATCCGGCAGTATTAAAAGAGGTGACTAGAGGTAAAAAAGTTGCGCCGATGCTTGGTAAGCAACTAGATGATGAAACCATTGTGGTTCACCCAGGCCAGCGGGGATTTTTGAAACAAGCACTACTTAAATTAGGTTGGCCAGCGGAGGATTTTGCTGGCTACGTTGATGGTGAACGTCATGAGATATCGCTTAGACAAGATGGTTGGAAAATTCGAAGGTATCAAGAGTTGGCAGCTGAAGGATTTTGGCATGGTGGCTCTGGAGTAGTTGTACTTCCCTGCGGTGCTGGAAAAACTATTGTCGGCGCAGCGGCAATGGCGCATGCAAAAGCGACAACTTTAATTTTGGTTACTAACACTATTGCAGCACGACAGTGGCGGGAAGAGCTACTACAGCGCACTGATTTAAATGAAGATGATATTGGTGAGTACAGCGGGGCTAAAAAAGAAATTCGTCCAGTAACAATTGCTACCTACCAAGTAATGACCACCCGTAAAAAAGGTGTTTACGCACATCTTGATTTGTTTGATGCAATTGACTGGGGTTTAATTATTTATGATGAGGTGCACCTGTTGCCTGCGCCAATCTTTAGATTTACCGCAGATATTCAATCTCGCCGCAGACTTGGCTTAACTGCAACATTGGTGCGTGAAGATGGTATGGAGGGTGAAGTTTTTTCACTCATCGGTCCAAAAAGATTTGATGTGCCATGGAAAGAAATAGAGGCACAGGGCTATATTGCACCTGCCGATTGTGTTGAGGTGAGAATTACTCTAACTGATGAAGAAAGATTAAATTATGCGACCGCTGAGCAAGAGGATCGATATCGTTTTTGCTCAACATCGCAAAGTAAAAAAGCGGTTGCCGTAGCACTAGCTAAACAACATGCCAATGATCAGGTATTAGTCATTGGACAATACATAGATCAATTAGATCAGCTTTCAGAAACATTAGGTGTGCCGGTTATTAAAGGTGACACACCGATAAAAGAGCGTGAACGACTTTATTCGCTGTTTCGCTCTGGTGAATTGAAATGTTTAGTAGTTTCAAAAGTTGCTAACTTTTCAATTGATTTACCCGAAGCCACAATCGCTATTCAAGTCTCTGGCACATTCGGCTCTCGCCAGGAGGAGGCACAACGACTAGGTCGAATTCTTAGACCAAAGGCAGATGGCCGAGGGGCTAGGTTTTACTCCTTAGTTGCACGCGACACTATTGATCAAGATTTTGCTCAAAATCGCCAACGCTTTTTAGCTGAACAAGGATATGCATATCGAATTATTGATGCCGATGAGGTAATGAAAAAAAATTAA
- a CDS encoding histidine phosphatase family protein, producing the protein MAQTIHFIRHGEVNNPEKILYGLQPGWHLSDRGRQMAQVVAKWSESLNLGAIFSSPLERAQETVAPIISLHNLPLNTSKDLIEASNIFEGKKFELGSGVIRHPKSWRYLYNPWKPSWGEPYEQLISRMLRALFTARDAAGGKDAICVSHQLPIWILRSAVEGRRLLHDPRKRECTLASVTSFKLDQDGMISSVSYLEPAQHLLPAKK; encoded by the coding sequence ATGGCACAAACAATTCACTTCATTAGACATGGTGAGGTAAATAACCCAGAGAAGATTTTGTATGGATTGCAACCTGGATGGCACCTAAGTGATCGTGGGCGTCAGATGGCGCAGGTGGTTGCAAAGTGGTCAGAATCATTAAATTTAGGAGCTATTTTTTCATCTCCACTTGAACGAGCCCAAGAGACAGTTGCACCAATAATTTCCCTACACAATCTGCCATTAAATACAAGTAAAGATTTAATTGAAGCAAGTAATATCTTTGAAGGTAAAAAATTTGAATTAGGAAGTGGCGTAATCCGCCATCCAAAATCATGGCGCTATTTATATAACCCTTGGAAGCCTTCATGGGGGGAGCCGTATGAGCAATTAATAAGTCGAATGTTAAGAGCATTATTCACAGCCCGCGATGCTGCTGGTGGTAAGGATGCAATTTGTGTATCACATCAATTGCCAATCTGGATTTTGCGCTCTGCAGTTGAGGGCAGAAGATTACTTCATGATCCAAGAAAACGAGAGTGCACTTTGGCATCTGTTACCTCATTTAAATTAGATCAGGATGGAATGATTTCATCTGTTTCATATCTAGAGCCAGCGCAGCATTTATTACCCGCAAAAAAATGA
- a CDS encoding TlpA family protein disulfide reductase, protein MSTPNENAFISGSGIATYLDESDRGPAPKISGQTLTQDFVSLDSKKVSVINVWASWCAPCRAEAPVLQEFSINYPEVQFAGILTRDNISSAQAFYESFNLTYPTFTDDSLLLGFGGSLIPNAIPTTLIIDKQGRVAVRISGEVTVAGLKKMLEKVLSDD, encoded by the coding sequence TTGTCCACACCAAATGAAAATGCTTTTATTTCAGGCAGCGGTATAGCAACATATTTAGATGAATCTGATCGGGGACCTGCGCCAAAAATTTCTGGGCAAACCTTAACTCAAGATTTTGTCTCTTTAGATTCAAAGAAAGTATCGGTAATAAATGTATGGGCATCTTGGTGTGCTCCATGTCGGGCAGAGGCGCCAGTATTACAAGAGTTTTCTATTAACTATCCCGAAGTGCAATTTGCCGGCATTTTAACCCGAGATAATATTTCCTCAGCTCAAGCATTTTATGAAAGCTTCAATTTAACTTACCCTACTTTTACTGATGACTCACTATTACTTGGATTTGGTGGATCACTCATTCCAAATGCAATTCCAACCACTTTAATAATAGACAAGCAAGGTAGAGTTGCAGTTCGAATAAGTGGTGAGGTGACTGTCGCAGGATTGAAGAAAATGTTAGAGAAAGTCTTGTCTGATGATTGA
- a CDS encoding 30S ribosomal protein bS22 produces MGSVIKKRRKRMAKKKHKKLLKRTRIQRRNAK; encoded by the coding sequence ATGGGTTCAGTAATAAAAAAGCGTCGCAAGCGAATGGCTAAAAAGAAGCACAAAAAACTTCTTAAGCGAACTAGAATTCAGCGTCGCAACGCTAAGTAA